One window from the genome of Gemmatimonas sp. encodes:
- a CDS encoding ABC transporter ATP-binding protein: protein MIEISSLSKQYGTFTAVRSLDLVVPAGELFGFLGPNGAGKTTTMRMIAGILQPSAGAIRIAGHDLLAAPMQAKRALGFIPDRPFIYEKLTGIEFLRFSAGLYGEAGPDVDRRGHELLALFDLEPWRDELVESYSHGMRQKLIIASAFVHRPAVIVVDEPMVGLDPKSSKILKDLFREYTRRGHTVMMSTHTLEIAEGMCDRIGIMQKGELVACGTMDELRASSGQDDALEDIFLRLTGDLVARELVEVLDA from the coding sequence ATGATCGAGATCTCTTCGCTTTCCAAGCAGTACGGCACCTTCACCGCCGTACGCTCCCTCGACCTCGTGGTCCCCGCCGGCGAGCTGTTCGGCTTTCTGGGGCCCAACGGCGCCGGCAAGACGACCACCATGCGCATGATTGCCGGCATCCTGCAGCCCAGCGCCGGTGCCATTCGGATCGCCGGTCATGATCTGCTGGCCGCCCCCATGCAGGCCAAGCGCGCGCTGGGGTTCATTCCGGACCGGCCGTTCATTTACGAGAAGCTCACCGGCATCGAGTTCCTGCGTTTCAGCGCCGGGCTCTATGGCGAGGCGGGTCCCGACGTGGATCGTCGCGGCCACGAGCTCCTCGCCCTGTTCGACCTGGAGCCGTGGCGGGACGAGTTGGTGGAGAGCTACAGCCACGGCATGCGGCAGAAGCTGATCATCGCCAGCGCCTTCGTGCACCGTCCGGCCGTGATCGTCGTGGACGAACCGATGGTCGGTCTCGACCCGAAGTCGTCGAAGATCCTCAAGGACCTGTTCCGCGAGTACACTCGCCGTGGCCACACGGTGATGATGAGTACGCACACCCTGGAGATCGCCGAAGGCATGTGCGATCGCATCGGCATCATGCAGAAGGGGGAGTTGGTGGCGTGCGGGACCATGGACGAGCTGCGCGCCTCGTCGGGACAGGACGACGCCCTGGAGGACATCTTCCTGCGACTCACGGGCGACCTCGTGGCGCGGGAACTGGTGGAGGTGCTGGATGCCTGA
- a CDS encoding A/G-specific adenine glycosylase, with protein MSPRVAAPSFVAPPPETATAFRRRLHAWFRKHSRDLPWRQTRDPYRILISELMLQQTQVSRVLDFYRRFLERFPDLPTLARARSHSVMEYWAGLGYYARARNLHQLARHVTATRDGVIPSEPEQLRALPGVGAYTAGAVASFAYEKRAALVDTNVARVLHRVFAPELNPKSGAGLKRLWHLAEQLLPRSGKQCWTHNQALMELGALVCSARAPKCGVCPVRGLCASVDRIPRSVPKRATGT; from the coding sequence ATGTCTCCGCGCGTCGCCGCCCCGTCGTTCGTTGCCCCGCCCCCTGAAACGGCCACCGCCTTTCGGCGGCGCTTGCATGCCTGGTTCCGCAAGCACTCGCGTGACCTGCCCTGGCGGCAGACCCGCGACCCGTACCGCATCCTGATTTCGGAGCTCATGCTCCAGCAAACGCAGGTGTCACGGGTGCTGGACTTCTACCGGCGTTTTCTCGAACGCTTTCCCGATCTGCCCACGCTCGCGCGGGCCCGTTCGCACTCGGTCATGGAGTACTGGGCGGGGCTCGGATACTACGCTCGGGCGCGCAATCTCCACCAGCTCGCGCGCCACGTGACGGCCACACGTGATGGCGTCATTCCCAGTGAGCCCGAGCAGCTGCGCGCGTTGCCCGGTGTGGGCGCTTACACGGCGGGGGCCGTGGCCTCGTTCGCGTACGAGAAGCGTGCGGCGCTCGTGGACACGAATGTCGCGCGTGTCCTGCACCGGGTCTTCGCCCCTGAGCTCAACCCCAAGAGTGGGGCCGGGCTCAAGCGCCTCTGGCATTTGGCCGAACAGCTGCTCCCGCGCAGCGGAAAGCAGTGCTGGACACACAATCAGGCACTCATGGAGCTGGGGGCCCTCGTCTGTTCGGCGCGTGCCCCCAAGTGCGGCGTGTGCCCCGTGCGTGGCCTGTGTGCCAGCGTCGATCGCATACCGCGATCGGTGCCAAAGCGCGCCACCGGCACGTAA